Proteins from a single region of Abyssalbus ytuae:
- a CDS encoding DUF4138 domain-containing protein, producing MKYNQSIILLLLLISSNAFPQQKIFEEIKSSKPIAISDIKTTHLIFNDKIKYLDIGSRYFVTDTIENIIKVKHIGGDFTEKDEEKKTNITIITRKGDYYSIPLFFERNIANTTYKLDPLSNKNNISMSQNQKKAAEYEMICHLSRKAADNYNIKGNRDLLFTKVSGIFYKENYIAIRIEVKNFSTIDLNIDHFLFRFIKNKRYAQDAVYQERVLRPVMVCNETDKVKGVGGIEVFSFIFEKFTPNDNEKLQVDIIEKNGGRSTTITIPRKKLLTPKLIN from the coding sequence ATGAAATATAATCAATCTATAATTCTGTTATTACTGCTAATAAGTTCTAATGCTTTCCCTCAACAAAAAATTTTTGAAGAGATCAAGAGCAGTAAACCAATTGCTATTTCTGATATAAAAACCACTCATTTAATTTTTAATGATAAAATTAAATATCTGGATATAGGGTCACGCTATTTTGTTACCGATACCATAGAAAATATTATAAAGGTAAAACATATAGGAGGCGACTTTACAGAGAAAGACGAAGAAAAAAAGACAAATATTACCATAATAACCCGAAAAGGAGATTATTATTCCATTCCTCTTTTTTTCGAGCGTAATATAGCAAATACCACTTATAAATTAGATCCCCTGAGTAATAAAAACAACATCTCAATGTCTCAAAATCAAAAGAAAGCAGCAGAATACGAGATGATATGTCATTTGAGTAGAAAAGCAGCAGATAATTACAATATAAAAGGTAATAGAGATTTGTTGTTTACCAAAGTTTCAGGGATATTTTACAAAGAAAATTATATCGCAATACGAATAGAGGTAAAAAACTTTTCGACTATCGATTTAAATATAGATCATTTTCTTTTCCGCTTTATAAAAAACAAAAGGTACGCCCAAGATGCAGTTTATCAGGAAAGAGTTTTACGGCCTGTTATGGTGTGTAATGAAACTGACAAGGTAAAAGGAGTAGGAGGAATAGAAGTGTTTTCGTTCATCTTCGAAAAGTTTACTCCCAATGATAATGAAAAACTTCAGGTAGATATTATCGAAAAGAATGGAGGCAGGTCCACAACAATAACCATTCCCAGAAAAAAATTGTTAACCCCGAAGTTAATAAATTGA
- a CDS encoding RNA polymerase sigma factor, with amino-acid sequence MTNNLDVCDEETFKQIFKENFKPLQNLFYYKYGDLEKAKDLMQESFIKLWNNCKKVTYEKSKGYLFMLARNAFLNDVKRQDMINRHHKGIDKNLLYIESPDYVLEEKEFLNKINSAISLLPDKQREVFLLNRMDEKTYKEISEMLDISIKTVEKWMHDALVVLRKKIGNV; translated from the coding sequence ATGACTAATAATCTAGATGTTTGTGATGAGGAAACATTCAAACAAATATTTAAAGAAAACTTTAAACCGTTACAAAATCTATTCTATTATAAATATGGCGATTTAGAAAAGGCAAAAGATTTAATGCAGGAAAGTTTCATAAAATTATGGAATAACTGTAAGAAAGTTACTTATGAAAAGTCAAAAGGATATCTTTTTATGTTGGCCAGAAACGCTTTTTTGAATGATGTAAAAAGACAAGACATGATTAACAGGCACCATAAAGGTATAGATAAGAACCTCCTCTATATAGAATCCCCTGATTATGTTTTGGAAGAAAAAGAATTTTTGAATAAAATTAACTCTGCAATTTCATTGCTGCCGGATAAACAAAGAGAAGTGTTTTTGTTAAACAGGATGGACGAAAAAACTTATAAAGAGATTTCTGAAATGCTTGATATTTCTATTAAAACAGTTGAAAAGTGGATGCATGATGCCTTGGTGGTGTTAAGAAAAAAGATAGGAAATGTGTGA
- a CDS encoding FecR family protein, which produces MEENYDKLLVRWLNRELTLEEERSFKHSESYKSNKSIIEGISKLKVPDEQTWDEAYSEFRQKLQNSDSQKRGTVINLKTIQYLSYAACVILILGLAIFFMGKTTINTAIGQQQIVTLPDNSVVTMNASSKLAYNKYLFNFTRKLDLNGEAFFEVQKGSDFKVTTHNGQINVLGTKFNVLSREDFFETACFEGKVKVSAGNDNAILTSGKKVSFTEGNKKENIFDINSEKPGWMSGISSFKSTPLKHVINQLESIFPVTFNDKNIIDKLSMSYTGMFPHKDLNKALENVFLPMGIEYSKDENDSSIIILKEQTHN; this is translated from the coding sequence ATGGAAGAGAATTATGATAAACTTTTAGTGAGATGGCTCAACAGGGAACTCACCCTGGAAGAAGAAAGATCGTTCAAACATTCTGAAAGTTATAAAAGCAACAAATCTATTATAGAAGGAATTTCAAAACTTAAAGTCCCAGACGAACAAACCTGGGATGAAGCTTATTCGGAATTCCGGCAAAAACTTCAAAATAGCGACTCTCAAAAAAGAGGAACCGTCATTAATTTAAAAACTATACAGTATTTAAGTTATGCTGCCTGTGTTATATTAATTTTAGGTCTGGCTATATTTTTTATGGGAAAAACAACTATTAATACTGCCATTGGACAGCAACAAATAGTCACTTTGCCCGATAATTCCGTTGTTACCATGAATGCGTCATCAAAACTGGCTTACAATAAATATCTTTTTAATTTCACCCGAAAGTTGGACTTAAACGGTGAAGCCTTTTTTGAAGTCCAAAAAGGGAGCGATTTTAAAGTTACCACCCACAATGGCCAGATAAATGTTTTAGGTACAAAATTCAATGTACTATCAAGAGAAGACTTTTTTGAAACAGCTTGTTTTGAAGGTAAAGTAAAGGTTTCTGCCGGTAACGACAATGCAATACTAACTTCGGGAAAAAAAGTAAGCTTTACAGAGGGTAATAAAAAAGAGAATATTTTTGATATCAACTCTGAAAAACCAGGCTGGATGTCCGGAATAAGTAGCTTTAAAAGTACTCCCTTAAAACATGTAATAAATCAGTTAGAATCAATATTCCCCGTTACTTTCAATGACAAAAATATAATTGACAAACTATCTATGTCCTATACCGGGATGTTTCCTCATAAGGATCTTAATAAGGCACTGGAGAATGTTTTTTTACCTATGGGGATTGAATATTCAAAAGATGAGAATGATAGTTCTATCATTATTTTAAAAGAACAGACACATAATTAA
- a CDS encoding SusD/RagB family nutrient-binding outer membrane lipoprotein has protein sequence MALNKKIIKYLFFSFLIFNMEGCIDDHLFRETNTNSEGFSSLNPNLLLTTVQASLSGGRFEQWRTNLIYGEGFVQHLGGSYAVSNYGAFFKHNAEYETALWQSNYGNGIIRNLIDIQEQTKNNETLNNLNAASKILKVMVFQRLTDTYGDIPYSEAGLGFYEGVYFPKYDDQQEIYNDFFVLLNEAYHQLNDDPEADKITGDNFYNGDISKWKKLANSLRLRCAMRIYEIDEIKAVNEINEAITNGLFENNDDNCFTHHDDTGFNITGAEKNGNGLSQALKGNGVVLDHPTEIILRNLADDPRLNIWFLPGSTGKIEGVSSNNFRWDHPGGSENLGVLQPYLYKNDAPYLNISYAETQLLLAEAVQRGFITGDAQSYYQKGIEASILQWSAYGADIDESQAKEFAENKQLTTGNEIEEIAIQQWLTLFMNGIEAYANLRRIDLPVLDAMTRTDTDTNGVMPKKLPYPGEEATLNPDNYEAASQKYPNGWLSNLWWDVN, from the coding sequence ATGGCACTAAATAAAAAAATTATAAAATATCTTTTCTTCTCCTTTCTTATTTTTAATATGGAAGGATGTATTGATGATCATCTTTTCAGAGAAACAAACACCAATTCCGAAGGTTTTTCCTCTTTAAATCCGAATTTGCTGTTAACTACTGTACAAGCTTCCCTTTCCGGGGGAAGATTTGAGCAATGGAGAACAAACCTGATCTATGGTGAAGGATTTGTACAACATCTCGGAGGCTCTTATGCTGTTTCAAACTACGGTGCATTTTTTAAGCACAATGCCGAATATGAAACTGCCCTGTGGCAATCTAATTACGGAAATGGTATTATTAGAAATTTAATTGATATTCAGGAGCAAACGAAAAATAATGAAACTTTAAACAACCTGAATGCAGCCTCCAAAATTTTAAAAGTAATGGTTTTTCAAAGATTGACTGACACCTATGGAGACATCCCTTATTCTGAGGCCGGTTTAGGATTTTATGAAGGAGTTTACTTTCCTAAATACGATGATCAGCAGGAAATTTACAATGATTTCTTTGTACTATTGAACGAAGCCTATCATCAGTTAAATGACGATCCTGAGGCAGATAAAATAACAGGAGACAATTTTTACAACGGTGATATTTCCAAATGGAAAAAACTAGCCAATTCTTTAAGACTAAGATGTGCTATGAGAATTTACGAGATTGATGAAATTAAAGCTGTTAATGAAATTAATGAGGCAATAACTAACGGGCTTTTTGAAAACAATGATGATAATTGTTTTACACACCATGATGATACAGGGTTCAATATTACCGGAGCCGAAAAAAACGGAAATGGTTTATCTCAAGCTTTAAAAGGGAATGGAGTTGTGTTAGACCACCCTACCGAAATAATACTCAGAAATTTAGCAGACGATCCTCGTCTGAATATATGGTTTTTGCCCGGCAGCACAGGAAAAATTGAAGGTGTCTCTTCAAATAACTTCCGCTGGGACCACCCCGGCGGATCTGAAAATTTAGGTGTTCTGCAACCATATTTATATAAAAATGATGCCCCTTATTTAAATATTTCCTATGCTGAAACTCAGTTATTATTGGCTGAGGCTGTTCAACGAGGCTTTATCACAGGCGATGCACAATCCTATTATCAAAAAGGTATAGAAGCAAGCATTTTACAATGGTCGGCATATGGAGCTGATATTGATGAATCCCAGGCTAAAGAATTTGCCGAAAACAAGCAACTTACTACAGGCAACGAAATAGAGGAAATTGCCATACAACAATGGTTAACACTTTTTATGAACGGAATAGAAGCCTATGCCAACCTTCGCCGGATTGACTTGCCTGTCCTCGATGCTATGACCCGAACTGATACAGATACTAACGGGGTGATGCCGAAAAAACTCCCTTATCCGGGTGAAGAAGCTACGCTGAACCCGGATAATTATGAAGCTGCTTCACAAAAGTATCCAAACGGATGGTTATCCAATCTTTGGTGGGATGTGAATTAA
- a CDS encoding SusC/RagA family TonB-linked outer membrane protein: MKIILPFFFAVAFTFIPKSIFSQEANIVIDADKSVHLIQVFELIQEQTSYKFIYNDELIDNAPVIELKKGEVLLKDLLSDILSPINCNYKLTEGDVIIIKKIVQQLQPFTIQGSIFNNDEQPIPGVNILEKGTTNGVLSDFDGNFTLQVSSPNSTLIISYLGFATQEIAINNRSLINITLTEEISILDEVLVTALGIKRKRKELGYAFQEVKGDDLSDNPTVSIAQALYGKISGVNISQAAAGIGGSSRITIRGNNSINGDNQPLFIVDGVYLGNTGIGKITDNKSDKYTAGIDNGDGLSSLNTDDIENISVLKGGAASALYGERGANGVIVITTKKGEKKSFKVDYNLTVTFDTANAKYEDYQTSYGSGSRGLLPNPDEINTIQASTTNAWGPKFGTVDEQIRIFDGSFKPYENVENNIQNFFNTGVTYNNNISLSGGSDNITYRFSYGNLQSKDIIPNSGLKRHSFSLRATQELDKLYLDGKMSYIIEDVNNRPALADDPNNIGFSLARLAPNINQAWLQNYEDSEGNYYEWSSDPFRLNPYYVISENSNISSKNRFLGSFSLNYDITKWLKVKALMGMDKFDYTVSDFVNSGTNLPGRQNGGLNTEDISFKEYNIEGSLSFNKQFSDYKISIAVGSSHRKTQRTDGGFFATDMIQRGINNLANFSKKTLLEKTNKQILVKSFFSYFRSNYKNLIFLDVTARNDWNSTLATAIGTNSDVANDYSFFYPSVSASLIFSKLLNLPTSIMSFGKIRASWAGTGKAPEEPYATMPYYIVKPQPLLGQPLGSIGNGVVPNKALKPEISHTKEIGIDLSLFNNRLGIDLSYYKTRTKNQLVIVSISQASGYYGAWENIGIVENNGFETLITAGIFRAPKGLNWDISLNFSKNTNKVIHLKDDTNTQVISIARWAGAQIIAQVGKSSSEIFGQKLLRSPDGQVIMGDDGLPKLTGTYESLGKVAPDWIMGITNELSFKGFNLGASVDGKFGGHVYSMTNAFAAASGLLDITVAGRDEYNNWVQQKLNEGLTISQINALVPEAGLIPKGVVEVYDANGNLSYQENTKPVNPEDYWNYFFGENTTPEPFVYDASYVKLREINLSYTFPNTIFKKMKLNIDRLKLSVIGRNLWTIYSNIPNIDPESTYTSGNGQGFEYGSIPYRKSYGFNLQLTF; the protein is encoded by the coding sequence ATGAAAATAATATTGCCCTTTTTCTTTGCAGTAGCTTTTACTTTCATTCCCAAAAGTATATTTTCTCAAGAAGCTAATATTGTAATTGACGCAGATAAAAGCGTACATCTAATCCAGGTTTTTGAACTTATTCAGGAACAAACAAGCTATAAATTTATATATAATGATGAATTAATAGACAATGCTCCTGTTATTGAACTAAAAAAAGGGGAAGTCTTGTTAAAGGATCTGTTGTCTGACATATTAAGTCCTATTAACTGTAATTATAAACTCACTGAAGGTGATGTTATTATTATAAAAAAAATAGTTCAGCAATTACAACCTTTTACCATACAAGGTTCAATTTTCAACAACGATGAACAACCTATCCCAGGAGTAAATATTCTGGAAAAAGGAACCACCAACGGAGTACTCTCGGATTTTGACGGGAATTTTACCTTACAAGTATCATCACCCAATTCTACTCTAATTATTTCATATTTAGGTTTTGCAACCCAGGAGATAGCTATTAACAATAGAAGTTTGATTAATATAACTCTAACAGAAGAAATATCTATACTTGATGAAGTACTGGTTACTGCCTTAGGAATAAAAAGGAAACGAAAAGAATTGGGGTATGCTTTTCAAGAAGTCAAAGGAGATGATTTATCTGACAATCCTACAGTGAGTATTGCCCAGGCACTATATGGAAAAATTTCAGGTGTAAACATTTCCCAAGCTGCTGCCGGAATTGGTGGAAGTTCCAGAATAACAATAAGGGGGAACAATTCTATTAATGGAGACAACCAGCCTTTATTTATAGTAGACGGAGTTTATTTAGGGAATACGGGAATAGGCAAAATAACCGATAATAAATCTGATAAATATACTGCCGGAATAGATAATGGTGATGGTCTTTCCAGTTTAAATACAGATGATATTGAAAATATATCGGTATTAAAAGGGGGTGCAGCATCTGCTTTATATGGTGAACGGGGAGCTAATGGTGTTATAGTTATTACCACTAAAAAAGGTGAAAAAAAATCATTTAAAGTAGATTATAATTTAACAGTAACCTTTGATACTGCCAATGCGAAATATGAAGATTATCAAACAAGCTATGGCTCCGGTTCGAGAGGATTACTACCTAACCCCGATGAGATAAATACTATACAAGCCAGTACCACTAATGCATGGGGGCCTAAATTTGGAACCGTAGATGAGCAAATACGTATTTTTGACGGATCTTTTAAACCTTACGAAAATGTTGAGAATAACATTCAAAACTTTTTCAATACAGGGGTAACCTACAATAATAACATAAGCCTCTCCGGAGGATCCGATAATATTACCTATAGATTTAGTTATGGAAATTTGCAAAGCAAAGATATTATTCCCAATAGTGGCCTTAAAAGGCATAGTTTTTCTTTGAGAGCAACCCAGGAATTGGATAAATTATACCTTGACGGAAAAATGTCATACATAATAGAAGATGTAAATAACAGACCTGCCCTGGCTGATGATCCTAATAATATTGGTTTCTCCCTGGCACGATTAGCTCCAAATATTAATCAAGCTTGGTTACAAAATTATGAAGACAGCGAAGGAAACTATTATGAATGGAGCTCGGATCCTTTTCGTTTAAATCCTTATTATGTAATTTCCGAAAACAGTAATATTTCTTCTAAAAACAGATTTTTGGGAAGCTTTAGCCTAAACTATGATATTACAAAGTGGCTGAAAGTTAAAGCCTTAATGGGAATGGATAAATTTGATTATACTGTTTCGGATTTTGTAAATTCAGGCACTAATCTTCCGGGCCGGCAGAATGGGGGATTAAATACAGAAGACATTTCATTTAAAGAATACAATATTGAAGGCAGCTTGTCTTTCAATAAACAATTCAGTGACTATAAAATTTCTATTGCAGTAGGAAGCAGTCACCGTAAAACTCAACGAACAGACGGAGGTTTTTTTGCAACTGATATGATTCAGAGGGGCATAAATAACCTTGCCAACTTTTCTAAAAAAACATTATTAGAAAAAACAAATAAGCAAATATTGGTTAAGTCCTTTTTTTCATATTTCCGAAGTAATTATAAAAACTTAATATTCTTAGATGTAACGGCCCGCAACGATTGGAATTCTACTTTAGCTACTGCCATAGGAACAAACTCTGATGTGGCCAATGATTATTCCTTTTTCTACCCTTCAGTGTCAGCCAGTTTAATATTTTCCAAACTATTAAATTTACCCACAAGTATAATGAGCTTTGGCAAAATAAGAGCGTCCTGGGCCGGTACAGGAAAAGCTCCTGAAGAACCCTATGCCACAATGCCTTATTACATAGTTAAACCACAACCCCTTTTGGGTCAGCCTTTGGGATCTATAGGCAACGGGGTAGTCCCTAATAAAGCATTAAAACCCGAAATATCGCATACCAAAGAAATAGGAATTGATCTGTCATTATTCAATAACAGATTAGGCATTGACCTGTCGTATTACAAAACCAGGACCAAAAATCAATTGGTTATTGTAAGTATATCACAGGCATCGGGATATTATGGTGCATGGGAAAATATAGGAATTGTAGAGAATAATGGTTTCGAAACCTTGATTACTGCCGGAATATTTAGAGCTCCAAAGGGATTAAACTGGGACATCTCTTTAAATTTTTCTAAAAATACTAACAAGGTTATACATCTTAAGGATGATACCAATACCCAGGTAATCTCCATAGCAAGATGGGCAGGAGCACAAATAATAGCGCAAGTAGGAAAAAGCTCCTCAGAGATCTTTGGCCAAAAATTACTAAGATCTCCTGACGGACAAGTAATTATGGGAGATGACGGATTACCCAAACTAACAGGAACTTATGAAAGCCTTGGTAAAGTTGCCCCCGATTGGATTATGGGAATAACGAATGAGCTTTCGTTTAAAGGTTTTAACCTGGGCGCTAGTGTTGATGGTAAATTCGGGGGGCATGTATATTCCATGACAAATGCTTTTGCAGCAGCTTCCGGACTACTTGATATAACAGTTGCAGGCAGGGATGAATACAATAACTGGGTTCAACAAAAACTAAACGAAGGCCTGACAATTTCACAAATAAATGCCCTTGTTCCGGAAGCAGGTTTAATACCTAAAGGTGTAGTTGAAGTTTATGATGCCAACGGCAATTTATCCTATCAGGAAAACACCAAACCTGTAAATCCTGAAGATTACTGGAACTACTTTTTTGGAGAAAATACAACCCCCGAACCTTTTGTTTACGATGCCTCTTATGTGAAATTAAGAGAAATAAACTTAAGTTATACTTTTCCTAACACGATATTCAAAAAAATGAAACTAAATATTGACAGGTTAAAACTATCCGTTATTGGTAGAAACCTATGGACAATATACTCGAATATTCCTAATATTGACCCGGAATCAACCTATACGAGTGGAAACGGACAAGGTTTTGAATACGGATCAATACCCTACAGAAAATCGTACGGTTTTAATCTTCAACTAACATTTTAA
- a CDS encoding FecR family protein, translating to MKHFNEIIEYSKKISKAVLKRKNMQKVERPDAVNEEDGKYVLNKLNNGSYWDEHNILLQQIDTKKEWKKLEKKISVTGGKWFSYVKYAAAAVVIGVGLTVLYNTIKEEQHTPVQIVAGSDRAILSLEDGKQIELFEDLSFSNDYANVVKNSLVYTNDKGGSAALMYNYLTIPRGGKFTVELTDGTKVWLNSETKLKYPVRFLKGQTREVELLYGEAYFDVSHSDKHNGDAFRVITKDQNVEVLGTEFNIRAYPAENDIFTTLNTGSISINYAKENRIIKPGEQAVYNPATGDPLVVTPVDIEYQIAWKNGLFMFEKEPLGKMMTELSRWYNVEIVFENASKAGYRFSGVLRRDENIKNLLTRLEATKEVEFKIIGNKIIIK from the coding sequence ATGAAACATTTCAATGAAATTATTGAATATTCTAAAAAGATCTCAAAGGCTGTCCTGAAGAGGAAGAATATGCAAAAGGTAGAACGCCCGGACGCTGTTAATGAAGAAGATGGCAAGTATGTCTTAAATAAGCTGAATAACGGGAGCTACTGGGATGAGCATAATATACTATTACAGCAAATCGATACAAAAAAGGAATGGAAGAAGTTGGAAAAAAAGATATCGGTTACAGGCGGTAAATGGTTCTCATATGTAAAATATGCGGCGGCTGCAGTAGTTATAGGAGTAGGCTTGACCGTTTTATATAATACAATAAAGGAAGAGCAGCATACACCTGTTCAAATTGTAGCAGGGTCTGACAGGGCCATATTGAGTCTTGAAGACGGGAAACAAATAGAACTTTTTGAAGATTTATCATTTAGTAATGATTACGCCAACGTAGTAAAAAACAGTTTGGTATACACTAATGATAAAGGAGGTAGTGCTGCGCTTATGTATAATTACTTAACCATACCAAGGGGAGGTAAATTTACTGTCGAGCTGACCGATGGCACAAAAGTGTGGCTAAATTCGGAAACAAAACTCAAATATCCGGTAAGGTTCTTAAAAGGGCAGACACGTGAAGTAGAATTGCTCTACGGAGAGGCATATTTTGATGTTTCCCATAGTGATAAGCATAATGGCGATGCTTTTAGAGTAATTACAAAAGATCAAAATGTGGAAGTGTTGGGTACTGAGTTTAATATACGTGCTTACCCTGCCGAGAATGATATTTTTACTACTTTGAATACAGGTAGTATATCAATAAATTATGCCAAAGAAAACCGTATAATAAAGCCGGGTGAGCAGGCTGTTTATAATCCGGCAACAGGAGATCCTTTGGTAGTGACTCCTGTAGATATAGAATATCAAATTGCCTGGAAAAACGGCCTTTTTATGTTTGAAAAAGAACCTTTGGGTAAAATGATGACTGAACTATCACGATGGTACAATGTAGAAATTGTGTTTGAAAATGCTTCAAAAGCCGGATACAGGTTTTCGGGCGTGCTCCGTCGCGATGAAAATATAAAGAACTTGCTCACCAGGCTGGAAGCAACTAAAGAAGTGGAATTTAAAATAATAGGCAACAAAATAATTATAAAATAA